The proteins below come from a single Tigriopus californicus strain San Diego chromosome 3, Tcal_SD_v2.1, whole genome shotgun sequence genomic window:
- the LOC131877699 gene encoding protein EFR3 homolog cmp44E-like: MSSNLCCCSPCRPTFRKHVDNIYPSVPEEGLVQTKMDTLVYYAARSPEKLDRIGEYLEQRISRDIYRNRRGYVFIGMEAMDQLIKSCHINTINLFAESFLKTVQKLLESPDPELQILASQSFKKFSEIKEDAPSYHRSYNFFIERFAQMCHSDYPDAVLRRELRLSGLQGLNGVIRKTVNEDLAENIWDPKHMEKIVPSLLYNIDPAQLEGRGDRETPDLGTSIGDAKSPCWVADEILRELVQSASFGSIKAILRPVLQFMQDHDLWDESGHPRATHTFEAIMYSIHMDLSYKVIDKLMSELDLPTNSLVQKASIAIVLSQIIGIGVGDSTVGPAVLEIINDLLKQLKKSAEKEKTYDQSSSNPKQLLQHALLDALGQYASKMPDFQMIEIMTFILSKVPHDSRADHEQQLILMKALFCVAEKHTPTLFSTTFSPQLLTTLMRLLQAPDQDVRLLVLQTFQILVDRHSNREKLAKPTLEPRNMALEGYPNKFNRSDQIFVQKSLFNVFQHFKRVLEEQSNTIEFIEAIYTTCALLHIETSATDESALYLLDLIESVQGIAIKNMNLSTENRFALHAIAICFLSLLATTVQSTELDVYLDGIVQSRDAKAPHMLPPLSEEYHPGLDPNTPEEDILIDSIQVREALKNAGKDVQRMDSLPRRKSPSRNSWPEQREQYLNSNSSSRRPSTISSESVNGVDYHSSCSSPGIIRKPFGEDVSIAAFKKVLEGPSQVEKEAEVARKKEMQQVYLNATLEEIMIKTAKDGPELRDLLNDVFSRVSFSELIPLTTDARDPEEVHEPRKKSIMACRDPYNRLFPELFMY, translated from the coding sequence ATGAGTTCGAACCTGTGTTGCTGCTCGCCGTGTCGTCCGACCTTCCGGAAGCATGTGGATAACATCTACCCGTCGGTGCCGGAGGAGGGTCTGGTCCAGACCAAGATGGACACGTTGGTGTACTACGCGGCCCGCTCGCCCGAGAAACTGGATCGCATCGGCGAATATCTCGAGCAACGCATTTCGCGCGACATCTACCGCAATCGCCGGGGCTACGTGTTCATCGGCATGGAGGCCATGGACCAGCTCATCAAGAGCTGTCACATCAACACCATCAATCTGTTCGCCGAGTCGTTCCTGAAGACGGTCCAGAAACTCCTGGAGAGCCCGGATCCCGAGCTGCAAATCCTGGCCTCGCAATCCTTCAAGAAGTTCTCCGAGATCAAGGAAGACGCGCCCTCCTATCATCGCAGCTACAACTTCTTCATCGAGCGATTCGCCCAGATGTGTCACAGTGACTATCCGGACGCGGTCTTGCGGCGCGAACTCCGCCTGTCCGGCTTGCAGGGCCTCAATGGCGTCATTCGCAAGACCGTCAACGAAGATTTGGCCGAGAACATCTGGGATCCCAAGCACATGGAGAAGATCGTGCCTTCCTTGCTGTACAACATCGATCCGGCCCAATTGGAGGGGCGGGGCGATCGGGAGACGCCGGATTTGGGCACGTCCATCGGCGATGCCAAGAGTCCGTGTTGGGTGGCCGACGAGATCTTGCGCGAACTCGTCCAGTCGGCCTCGTTTGGCTCGATCAAGGCCATCTTGCGGCCCGTGTTGCAGTTCATGCAGGACCACGATCTGTGGGATGAGTCCGGCCATCCCCGGGCTACCCACACCTTCGAGGCTATCATGTACTCGATCCACATGGATTTGTCCTACAAAGTCATCGACAAGCTCATGAGCGAGCTGGACTTGCCCACCAATAGCTTGGTGCAAAAGGCCAGCATCGCCATCGTCTTGTCCCAAATCATCGGCATCGGCGTGGGCGACTCCACCGTGGGTCCGGCTGTTTTGGAGATCATCAATGACCTACTCAAGCAGCTCAAGAAATCGGCCGAGAAGGAGAAGACCTACGACCAATCGAGTTCCAACCCCAAGCAACTCCTCCAACACGCCCTCTTGGACGCCTTGGGTCAATATGCCAGCAAGATGCCCGACTTCCAAATGATCGAGATCATGACGTTCATTCTGAGCAAAGTGCCGCATGATTCACGGGCTGATCACGAGCAGCAACTCATTCTCATGAAGGCCCTCTTCTGTGTGGCCGAAAAACACACCCCCACCCTGTTTTCCACCACGTTCTCGCCGCAATTGCTGACCACGTTGATGCGGCTGTTGCAAGCGCCCGATCAGGATGTGCGTCTCCTTGTGCTCCAAACCTTCCAGATCCTGGTGGATCGTCACAGTAATCGCGAAAAGTTGGCCAAACCCACACTCGAGCCTCGGAATATGGCTCTGGAAGGCTATCCGAACAAGTTCAACCGATCGGATCAGATCTTCGTGCAGAAGAGCCTGTTCAACGTGTTCCAGCATTTCAAACGCGTCTTGGAGGAACAAAGTAACACCATCGAGTTCATCGAAGCCATCTACACCACTTGCGCTCTTCTCCATATCGAGACGTCGGCCACGGACGAAAGTGCTCTCTACTTGCTCGACTTGATCGAATCGGTCCAAGGAATTGCCATCAAGAACATGAATTTGAGCACGGAGAACCGCTTCGCTCTGCATGCCATCGCCATTTGCTTCCTTAGTCTCCTGGCCACCACGGTTCAGAGTACGGAATTGGACGTGTATCTCGATGGGATCGTCCAGTCTCGCGATGCCAAAGCGCCTCATATGTTGCCGCCGCTCAGTGAGGAGTATCATCCCGGATTAGACCCCAACACTCCCGAAGAGGACATTCTCATCGACTCCATTCAAGTGAGAGAAGCTTTGAAGAATGCCGGGAAGGACGTGCAACGCATGGATTCGTTGCCCAGGAGGAAATCCCCCTCTCGAAATTCGTGGCCGGAGCAGCGCGAGCAATACTTGAATTCCAATTCATCCAGCCGCCGCCCGTCCACGATTTCTAGCGAGTCCGTCAATGGCGTGGATTACCATAGCTCTTGCTCCAGTCCGGGCATCATTCGCAAGCCGTTTGGCGAGGATGTGTCCATTGCCGCCTTCAAGAAAGTGCTTGAAGGTCCTAGTCAGGTGGAAAAGGAAGCCGAAGTGGCGCGCAAAAAAGAGATGCAACAGGTTTACTTGAACGCTACACTCGAGGAAATCATGATCAAGACCGCTAAAGATGGACCTGAGCTTCGAGATCTTCTCAACGATGTCTTTAGCCGGGTCTCTTTCAGCGAACTTATTCCTTTGACCACGGATGCACGTGATCCCGAGGAGGTCCATGAGCCTCGTAAGAAGTCAATTATGGCCTGCCGAGATCCCTACAATCGATTATTTCCAGAGTTGTTCATGTACTAA